From a single Rutidosis leptorrhynchoides isolate AG116_Rl617_1_P2 chromosome 5, CSIRO_AGI_Rlap_v1, whole genome shotgun sequence genomic region:
- the LOC139846780 gene encoding transcription repressor KAN1-like yields the protein MPLEGIFIEPPQSSSSSTPLPDLSLNISLPNTSSIRNNNNINSNNSKSNSLPTVLTPTNTSRNLVQEPQNPFLHHHIYNQQPNNSKAHNLNHVNQGVSLLDVSDCLRPIKGIPVYHNHLLPFLPNLDHSCLEKDPKMCFYPTSSSTSTSPYFGSSGGHMPFLNPALNGPSSSGYRLPAGCAGGGGTRFNSSYPHHHHHYLNQYGGSGPTSHEVSHGLMRSRFLPKLPTKRSMRAPRMRWTSTLHSRFIHAVELLGGHERATPKSVLELMDVKDLTLAHVKSHLQMYRTVKTTDKPAASSGQSDASGEDDISTTGSGGQRRFVDQRVSAEQEESDHTLWSNSSSNREGWLQTNNDLNVLRPSSALLPQTLSVEVSDASRPKNCLGSSLDHKNPNLEFTLGRPDWLLNERNLS from the exons ATGCCCTTGGAAGGGATTTTCATAGAACCACCACAATCTTCTTCCTCTTCAACTCCACTTCCTGATCTCTCTCTCAACATTAGTCTTCCAAATACTTCTTCgattcgcaacaacaacaatatcaaTTCGAATAATTCAAAATCAAATAGTTTGCCAACTGTACTCACCCCTACAAATACATCAAGAAATCTTGTTCAAGAACCACAAAACCCTTTTCTTCATCATCATATTTATAACCAACAACCAAATAATAGTAAGGCCCACAACTTAAATCACGTGAACCAAGGAGTTTCATTGCTTGATGTATCCGATTGTTTAAGACCGATAAAAGGGATTCCAGTTTATCACAACCATTTGTTACCTTTTTTACCTAATTTGGACCATTCTTGTTTAGAGAAAGATCCAAAGATGTGTTTCTATCCTACATCTTCTTCTACTTCAACCTCACCTTATTTTGGTTCTAGTGGTGGTCACATGCCTTTTTTGAATCCTGCCCTAAATGGTCCCTCTTCATCTGGTTATCGGTTACCTGCAGGTTGTGCTGGTGGTGGTGGGACTAGATTTAACAGCTCGTatccccaccaccaccaccactacctaaACCAGTACGGTGGAAGTGGTCCCACTTCTCACGAAGTCTCGCACGGTCTGATGAGATCAAGGTTTTTACCTAAGCTTCCAACTAAACGAAGTATGAGAGCACCTAGGATGCGATGGACTAGCACTCTTCACTCGCGCTTCATTCATGCTGTTGAACTTCTTGGAGGCCATGAAa GGGCAACACCAAAGTCAGTTTTGGAGTTAATGGATGTCAAAGATCTTACACTAGCTCATGTGAAGAGCCATTTAcag ATGTATAGAACTGTTAAAACAACGGATAAACCAGCAGCTTCCTCAG GCCAATCAGATGCATCTGGCGAGGACGATATCTCAACGACGGGAAGTGGAGGACAACGTCGGTTCGTCGATCAAAGAGTGTCAGCCGAACAAGAAGAATCCGATCACACCCTTTGGAGCAATTCATCAAG CAACAGGGAAGGATGGTTGCAAACAAACAACGACTTAAACGTCCTCAGACCCTCGTCTGCTTTATTACCACAAACTCTTTCGGTTGAG GTAAGTGATGCTTCAAGACCAAAGAACTGTTTAGGATCCAGTTTAGATCACAAAAACCCAAATTTAGAGTTCACTTTGGGAAGACCAGATTGGCTACTAAACGAACGCAACTTATCGTAA